The genomic window CCGAACTGTTCGAGCTGCTGCGCATTCCCTCGGTGAGCGCCGACCCCGCCCGCAAAGGCGACATGACCCGCGCCGCCGAGTGGCTGCGCAGCAAACTGGAGTCGCTCGGCTTCACCGCCCGCGTGGACGCCACCCCCGGTCACCCGCTGGTGTACGCCGAGAGATTGCACGCCCCCGGGAAGCCCACCGTGCTGATCTACGGTCACTACGACGTGCAGCCCGAGGCCCCGCTGGAAGAGTGGCACACCCCGCCCTTCGAGCCGACGGTGCGTGATGGCCGCATCTACGCGCGCGGCAGCACCGACGACAAAGGGCAGGCGTTCGCGCACCTCAAGGGCGTGGAGCTGCTGCTCTCGCAGGGCGAACTGCCGGTCAACGTCAAATTTCTGCTCGAAGGCGAAGAGGAAATCGGCAGCGCGAGCATCGGCGACTACCTCACCGCGCACAAGGATGAGCTGAAGGCCGACGTGATTCTGATTTCCGACGGCAGCCGCTTCGCCCCCGACGTGCCCACCATCACCTACGGCGTGCGTGGGCTGAGCTACGTGGAAATCCACGTGCAGGGCGCCAACCGTGACCTGCACTCGGGCAGCTACGGCGGCGCGGCGCCCAACCCCATCAACGCGCTGTGCGAAATCATCGCGGGGCTCAAGGACGACCAGGGCCGCGTCACCATCCCCGGCTTCTACGACGGCATCGAGCCATTGACCGACGAGGAGCGCCAGATGTGGGCCGCTCTCCCCCACTCCGACGAGGAATTTGCCGCCAGCATCGGCGTGCCCGAGCTGCCCGGCGAGGAGGGCTACACCACGCTCGAACGCCTCTGGGGCCGGCCCACGCTGGACGTGAACGGCATCTGGGGCGGTTACCAGGGCGAAGGCTCCAAGACCGTGATTGCCGCCAAGGCGGGCGCCAAGGTGTCCATGCGGCTGGTGCCGGGGCAAGACCCCGAGCGCATTACGCGGCT from Deinococcus radiodurans R1 = ATCC 13939 = DSM 20539 includes these protein-coding regions:
- a CDS encoding dipeptidase, yielding MTQADLSALLDREQANTELFELLRIPSVSADPARKGDMTRAAEWLRSKLESLGFTARVDATPGHPLVYAERLHAPGKPTVLIYGHYDVQPEAPLEEWHTPPFEPTVRDGRIYARGSTDDKGQAFAHLKGVELLLSQGELPVNVKFLLEGEEEIGSASIGDYLTAHKDELKADVILISDGSRFAPDVPTITYGVRGLSYVEIHVQGANRDLHSGSYGGAAPNPINALCEIIAGLKDDQGRVTIPGFYDGIEPLTDEERQMWAALPHSDEEFAASIGVPELPGEEGYTTLERLWGRPTLDVNGIWGGYQGEGSKTVIAAKAGAKVSMRLVPGQDPERITRLIQEYVPTIAPKGVKAEVLSHHGGQPVKFDTGSVWVQGANRALKRVYGRDAAFARTGGSIPIVADFDRILQTPVLFVDFGLNEDAPHSPNESFAVADYHNGILTSAYLLQELGAAGTGAEG